TGCCCAGCACAAACTGGTACCAATTTCTCTATGGGTGTGACATTTGTAAAAGGACAATGTTGCAAGTTACGATCAATCAAGTCATCACCAAATATCTaagcattaaaaatgcaaatctttACAAAAATATACATAGAGACACCACAACCAAATCAGTAGCTGCCCATGACATTTAACCAAGTGGAcaatctctctccctctctctctctgtggcTTCTCAACACTGTTTTAATTTCAACCATTGTTGGCTACAGGGAAAActgacaaagaaaatattttttagcaCTGTTGCAACATCATATTCCTGATAATTTAAGTAAACTGAACTGTGTGTAAATGAATCTTACATGCCTAAACCAACATGGATACACTGTTAGTGGCCACTGGACTTGGGACTAGTCCAAGACCTCGATCTGGATTTTGACCTAGATCTAGAATGTGATCTTGACTGTGATTTGGATCTAGctggttctttttttctcgaCTCCTTCTCATATCTTGAGCTGGACTTATAGTGTGTTTTAGAATCTGTTTTAGAGGTGCCTCTAGATTTGGTGTGAGATGCAGACCTAGACCGTGATTTAGCCTTCATTTCTTTCTTGGGCTGTGACTTGGATCGTGATCTTGAATTGGACTTAGATCTTGAAAAAGATCGATTGCGGTGTTTGAACCTATCAGAATaaaggggagagaggagatTTGAATGTAAAAACACTATTCTTAGACATCTAGTACATCAAAAATTGTTTACCGTTTTTGCaggagaaactttttttttaaacctataGTTAAAGGAATACAGTGATCTAGCTTGCAATTTAAAGGGTGTAAAAAGTGGTTTTTTACCTATCATTGTCCGAATGGCTTCTGCTACGACGAGGTCTTCCAGTAGGTCTACTGCTAAAAAGGTACATCAGAAAAAGTAAACGGTGACAAATACCTACGTAAATGTACAAATACTTAACACATTCTATTTTCAAGCTGTGCATTTGCTTTTAGTTATTCTCCAATGCAGCACAGAATCGTTTCATTCATTACTCCTGATCAGATGCAGCATGCAAGGTATGCAACTCCCAGCGGTTACTCCCAcgatagaaaaaaaaagattattccGAAGTGTAACAATTAAATAGCGtggtgtgtctgtgctgtgcagctgAGGCCAGCCCCACACATTACACTTACTTTCTGGGACTATAGGATCTTCTATAGCTGTAATCAAAGGAGCGACTCCGAGACCGTCTGCGCTCGTAGCTGCGACTCCGAGACCGCCTGTATCTGTCATAGTCATCGTAACGAGAAGAACTGTACAGATTCCTCCCTTCCTTGGCTTTCATTTGGTTTGGTGCTGTAAAAATAGCAATATTTGCAGGTGAAGAAGATGCCCTACTTTTTCCCCTCAAGGTCTAAGCCATGTATTTGGTGTTAAGCAGAAAGGTTCATTTGTGATTTGATGTTTATgaagggacaggtgagaggctgctctgtgccacttGTTTTGTGCTGCTTGAGCCACTGGACACAAATTAATGCAGCCTTGGGGGCACTGTAAATCTAgaaggcaaaacaaacaaacaaaaaaaccctcaaaaccagTTAGAAAAGAGTAATGCTCCATAAAACCAGAACACAGAGCTGGCCAAGGTGATTTCAGGCCAGCTGGAAACTGGTATGGCAGGTCAGACCCATGACTGACACATTCTGACATTCCTGAATTTACCCAGAGAGTGAAAGCTAATTAAACACTTTTTCCCGACTGCACAGCACCATCATCACACCTGATCCACAGCTGTCTTCAATGATTAAAGGCCCAGCTTATACAAAAGCTTTGGTGGATACCACACAAAGGGAAGTCTGATTCCAAAAGGAACCCCTCAGTAAACAATTCACTTTCACTCTGCAGCTTAGTTATTAAAGTAATTAAGAATGAATGAACCTATTAGTCTTCCACTGTATTTCCTCTAAGCAGCGCAGCTATCCTTCCTCTGTATCAAATTCAAACCCAAAGATCATGCTCTAAGTGTTTTAAACACGCTGGAACAAACATCCTCTGTACTAAACGGCTTCAAATTTTAAGTTTTTAGTGCTGCTTGGAAGACATTAAGGCGGACTTAGTTAAATTTTTTCAGAAACTTGTTAGAAATCCCAATGTTTATACACAGGGCAGAAACTTGTCCTTTGGAGTGTAGAATTTCCATTGACTCCATTAAAGTTAATTGTGAGGACTTGAGGGAGAACTGGACAGTCAGGTTGTTTCTCTGAGAGCTGTAACTAAAGACCTTTAAGTTCTTTTTATTCCCAGGCATCACATGAGTATTACGGACCTGGTTTAGACCAACAGGGCTGAGCCAGGTTTTACAAATTTGTATCTCCCTGCAAATGAAGACTATGCACACAAACAACAGATTAAAAGACCTAAATTCTCTTTACACTTATCTGTTCAGAAAATACAACTTCTGCTCCACCTTGAACTGAGATGACTTTAAACTGACTTTTATCCTGAAGCCAAATGAAGACATGACCTCAATCCTGGAAatcacacagagctgcacagaaagCTCTGAAGAAGGACTGTGGTGACTGCCGTACTTAGTTATCCATTTATAATTAAACGAGTCATTAACAGTTACTGGATGAAAGGCAGAGCATCCACGTGCTATTTATATACAATAAGAACATATCACAACAATTAGCAGCACGTGCAGTGCTGGGTGCTGAAACCCAGGCTAAATCCAGGGAGTGATAAAATCCAGGCACTTACTCTTGCGGTCCCCCTGTGCAAACTGGATTTCTATTTGCCGACCACAAATCCACTTTCGATCCAAATTATGGAGAGCATCTTCTGCATCACGGACATCTTCAAATGTGGCCAGTGTTAAGGTACTTGGGAATTTGAGCAGTTTAACAGATttggtatttaaaataaaaattttcaagttATTTTACAGCCATGTTTTAAGTTTTTTTGTCATGCTACTCTACACactagtgtttttttttaattaaccacCATCTATCTTAGAACTCCtgttataaaattaaaatcttgtaATATGACTATGAATTTATCCATTAGCAAGCACTTGCTATGTGatactcttaattttttttcttctcccacttGTACttatgcaaagaaaacaaaggtatCCTTTCAAAACACACTTGTTAATGGTCATTTAGTTCTCTCCACTACATTGAGTTTATTAAAATTAAGCCCTAGTTCTCAAATTATGTTGGAGATACCAACAGCAAATGTTAATTATTAACTTTGGAATTGGAATAAaggtttccttttttgttttaagcaaCTGATTTTAGGTGTAACTGATGTCATGTCACAGCCCTGTGTGCAGAGCCTCCCCAGTGTGAGAGAAGAGCAGACACCGGGAGCCCTGCACTGCCACTCAGGGCCAAGGTACAGT
This region of Vidua macroura isolate BioBank_ID:100142 chromosome 25, ASM2450914v1, whole genome shotgun sequence genomic DNA includes:
- the SRSF10 gene encoding serine/arginine-rich splicing factor 10, which gives rise to MSRYLRPPNTSLFVRNVADDTRSEDLRREFGRYGPIVDVYVPLDFYTRRPRGFAYVQFEDVRDAEDALHNLDRKWICGRQIEIQFAQGDRKTPNQMKAKEGRNLYSSSRYDDYDRYRRSRSRSYERRRSRSRSFDYSYRRSYSPRNSRPTGRPRRSRSHSDNDRFKHRNRSFSRSKSNSRSRSKSQPKKEMKAKSRSRGRTKL